The nucleotide window CGCGCATCGCTTGCTTCATATCTTCATTTAACTTGTCAAGCAGTGTCAACGAAATCATCGCCTTTTAATTAGAATTTGCGTTTTCTTGCTGCTTCGGATTTTTTCTTACGTTTTACGCTTGGTTTTTCATAAAATTCGCGCTTTCTGGATTCTTGCAAAGTTCCACTTTTGGAAACAGTACGTTTAAAGCGACGAAGAGCATCTTCAAGCGATTCGTTTTTACGAACTACTGTTTTTGACATCTCTCTTTCCCTCCCTCCGGCACTTACATGCACTCACTTAAATCCTTCATTTAAGTTCCAGAATAGGACATAACGGAAAATAAATTATGAATTATTCTGAAGTAATGCAGATAAGCATTCACTCATTAAAAATTATATACGAAACATCGGGCATCGTCAACATGAAATCGTTAACTTTCGCATAAAACTTTTAAATGTTAACTGTTTTTATTTTTATAGAGATCAAAAAAGAATGATGCGGCAGATAAAACGTAAAGTGGAGCTGTTTCTGTTCTTAAAATTCTTGGTCCAAGTCCAGCAAGTTTTACCCTTTTTTCTTGCATGAAAAGTAGCTCTTTTTCACTAATGCCGCCTTCTGGGCCAAAAATGAATAGGACTGACTGATTAGGTGTAACTTCATTAAATAAAGTGGAGAGCGTACTGTCTTCCCCTTCTCTAGCACTTTCTTCGTAAGCGACAACAATATAATCAAAAGGGTCACTATTTAATAGTAGTTCTTTCAAACTGTTAGCAAAACGGACTTCAGGAATGACTGTTCGATGCGATTGTTCTGCAGCTTCTTGTGCAATTTTTTGAAGTCGCTCGATTTTTTTAGCTACTTTTTTTTCGTCCCATTTTACTACAGATCGCTCTGCTTTAAAAGGAACAAATGCATAAGCGCCAAGTTCCGTGCTTTTTTGAACGATGAATTCAAGCTTATCACCTTTTGGTAAACCACTTGCGATAGTCATTTGAATTGGTAACTC belongs to Listeria ivanovii subsp. ivanovii and includes:
- a CDS encoding 16S rRNA (uracil(1498)-N(3))-methyltransferase; amino-acid sequence: MQRYFINQVLENDSEQIQITGENFHHITRVMRMKPNDQVYLVFSNKQTAIAEITSTSEKEVQLSLVEWLDETTELPIQMTIASGLPKGDKLEFIVQKSTELGAYAFVPFKAERSVVKWDEKKVAKKIERLQKIAQEAAEQSHRTVIPEVRFANSLKELLLNSDPFDYIVVAYEESAREGEDSTLSTLFNEVTPNQSVLFIFGPEGGISEKELLFMQEKRVKLAGLGPRILRTETAPLYVLSAASFFFDLYKNKNS
- the rpsU gene encoding 30S ribosomal protein S21 produces the protein MSKTVVRKNESLEDALRRFKRTVSKSGTLQESRKREFYEKPSVKRKKKSEAARKRKF